The Corallococcus exiguus genome has a segment encoding these proteins:
- a CDS encoding phasin family protein encodes MDTNTEAPREKTSVAEAFERIWSQALLAVNTAEEEASRAVQRVASVAGWSQDEVKRQAREFADRLTGHRKDLEHNVEERVRTALILLKLPRREELQAFGARLERLNERIQALEHRK; translated from the coding sequence ATGGACACCAACACCGAGGCCCCCCGAGAGAAGACCTCCGTGGCGGAGGCATTCGAACGGATCTGGAGCCAGGCGCTCCTGGCGGTGAACACGGCGGAGGAGGAGGCTTCCCGCGCAGTGCAGCGCGTGGCGTCCGTCGCGGGCTGGAGCCAGGACGAGGTGAAGCGCCAGGCCCGTGAGTTCGCGGACCGGCTGACGGGGCACCGCAAGGACCTGGAGCACAACGTGGAGGAGCGGGTCCGCACGGCCCTGATCCTCCTGAAGCTGCCGCGCCGCGAGGAGTTGCAGGCATTCGGTGCCCGCCTGGAGCGTCTGAACGAACGCATCCAGGCCCTGGAGCACCGCAAGTGA
- a CDS encoding lytic transglycosylase domain-containing protein: protein MSGPAASGGRSLGTRFFAGLHALSSGCSRLPLLAGVALVVSARVVPLLEEPTSQPVVPEMVAQEAVSEEAALIDAVLAKRAPDLGLTLRRRLGQAIDEESRRTGYDPLLVLALIDVESDFEEESVSEKGARGLMQIKPSTLHFLAEKEGLRLSREEVVADPAVCVRLGIRYLRNLQGRFGGDLDLALMAYNAGPTRIRDAMKAGELEKFRRYPRAVRRDFRRFREGHGLGGDWALAQREPPPPAPDETPTAAP, encoded by the coding sequence GTGAGTGGACCCGCCGCCTCGGGCGGCAGGTCGTTGGGAACGCGGTTCTTCGCGGGGCTGCATGCCCTGAGCAGCGGGTGCTCCCGGCTCCCGCTGCTCGCGGGCGTGGCGCTCGTGGTGTCCGCTCGGGTGGTGCCCCTCCTGGAGGAGCCCACCTCCCAACCCGTGGTCCCCGAGATGGTGGCGCAGGAGGCCGTCTCCGAGGAGGCGGCCCTCATCGACGCCGTGCTGGCCAAGCGCGCCCCGGACCTGGGGCTCACGCTGCGCCGGCGGCTGGGGCAGGCCATCGACGAGGAGTCGCGCCGCACGGGGTATGATCCGCTGCTGGTGCTGGCCCTCATCGACGTGGAGTCCGACTTCGAGGAGGAGTCCGTCTCCGAGAAGGGCGCTCGGGGCCTGATGCAGATCAAGCCCAGCACGCTGCACTTCCTGGCGGAGAAGGAGGGCCTGAGGCTGTCGCGCGAGGAGGTGGTCGCCGATCCCGCCGTCTGCGTGCGCCTGGGCATCCGCTACCTGCGCAACCTGCAGGGCCGCTTCGGCGGAGACCTGGACCTGGCGCTGATGGCCTACAACGCGGGCCCCACGCGCATCCGGGATGCCATGAAGGCCGGAGAGCTGGAGAAGTTCCGCCGCTACCCCCGGGCCGTGCGGCGCGACTTCCGCCGCTTCCGCGAGGGCCATGGCCTGGGCGGGGACTGGGCGCTCGCGCAGCGCGAGCCTCCGCCACCGGCGCCTGACGAGACTCCGACCGCGGCGCCCTGA
- a CDS encoding social motility and stimulation tgl protein gives MFTIDERYRGLPANRDQVLALHLALNTPHVAIPGKQAGPAQAFVVGLRGGQGAGVFVYLYLVEAGDCAVYVSGRRIQSADELREDEDDALAFVESLGFMMDNANWRAATPAQQDEWLKTLPVFFREPTLVPAVKARAEEKRNVATTLGRFLAAF, from the coding sequence GTGTTCACCATCGACGAGCGCTACCGGGGCCTTCCCGCCAACCGCGACCAGGTGCTGGCGCTGCACCTGGCCCTCAACACGCCGCACGTGGCCATCCCCGGCAAGCAGGCCGGGCCCGCGCAGGCCTTCGTGGTGGGGCTGCGCGGCGGGCAGGGCGCGGGCGTCTTCGTGTACCTGTACCTCGTGGAGGCGGGGGACTGCGCGGTGTACGTGTCCGGCCGGCGCATCCAGTCCGCGGATGAGCTGCGGGAGGACGAGGACGACGCGCTCGCGTTCGTGGAGTCGCTGGGCTTCATGATGGACAACGCGAACTGGCGTGCCGCGACCCCCGCGCAGCAGGACGAGTGGCTGAAGACGCTGCCCGTGTTCTTCCGGGAGCCCACGCTCGTGCCCGCCGTGAAGGCCCGCGCCGAAGAGAAGCGCAACGTCGCCACCACCCTGGGCCGCTTCCTGGCCGCGTTCTGA
- the tgl gene encoding social motility TPR repeat lipoprotein Tgl yields MFRITSSCFLAFALASAGCAHVPTEKERQGSEIHYDLGVQAQQHGHVQDALAEYQKALELNPGNPEAHNAVGLLLHLSFRRLDEASAHYEKALTLRPSFSDARTNLGNLRLDQGRYDDAIKLYEESLNDMQYRHGYSAQGNLGWALYKKGDTANAVQNIKAAITTNPDFCLGYKNLGIIYDETGKTEEACRQFAHYREKCPEVAEAYQREGVCQAKLGRVEEAKKAFAGCEAKAQSNEQVLKDDCRSLLDHL; encoded by the coding sequence ATGTTCCGCATCACTTCCTCCTGCTTCCTAGCGTTCGCGCTCGCGTCGGCGGGCTGTGCGCACGTCCCCACGGAGAAGGAGCGCCAGGGCTCGGAGATCCACTACGACCTGGGCGTGCAGGCGCAGCAGCACGGCCATGTGCAGGACGCGCTCGCGGAGTACCAGAAGGCGCTGGAGCTGAACCCGGGCAACCCGGAGGCCCACAACGCGGTGGGCCTGCTGCTGCACCTGTCCTTCCGGCGGCTCGACGAGGCTTCGGCCCACTACGAGAAGGCGCTGACGCTGCGGCCGTCCTTCTCCGACGCGCGCACCAACCTGGGCAACCTGCGCCTGGATCAGGGCCGCTACGACGACGCCATCAAGCTGTACGAGGAGTCGCTCAACGACATGCAGTACCGCCACGGCTACTCCGCGCAGGGGAACCTGGGTTGGGCGCTCTACAAGAAGGGCGACACGGCGAACGCGGTGCAGAACATCAAGGCCGCCATCACCACCAACCCGGACTTCTGCCTGGGCTACAAGAACCTGGGCATCATCTACGACGAGACGGGCAAGACGGAGGAGGCGTGCCGGCAGTTCGCCCACTACCGTGAGAAGTGCCCCGAAGTGGCGGAGGCCTACCAGCGCGAAGGCGTGTGCCAGGCGAAGCTCGGGCGGGTGGAGGAGGCGAAGAAGGCGTTCGCGGGCTGCGAGGCCAAGGCCCAGTCCAACGAGCAGGTGCTCAAGGACGATTGCCGCTCACTGCTGGACCACCTCTAG
- a CDS encoding helix-turn-helix domain-containing protein produces MDHVDFGKYLSQQRELRGMSREDVSRETKIPPSLVAALEAGQVERLPERVFVLNYIRAYAQVIGLSPEEAALRYEEVDRAVPAPSPAQLEKARRKRAYVILAILLAVVLLGAGLFLVLSGKLPPPAAR; encoded by the coding sequence GTGGACCACGTCGACTTCGGCAAATACCTCAGCCAGCAGCGCGAGCTTCGCGGCATGTCGCGCGAGGACGTCTCCCGGGAGACGAAGATTCCCCCCAGCCTCGTCGCGGCGCTGGAGGCGGGGCAGGTGGAGCGGCTGCCCGAGCGCGTGTTCGTGCTGAACTACATCCGCGCGTACGCGCAGGTCATCGGCCTGTCGCCGGAGGAAGCGGCGCTGCGCTACGAGGAGGTGGACCGGGCGGTGCCCGCTCCTTCTCCGGCGCAGCTCGAGAAGGCGCGTCGCAAGCGGGCGTACGTCATCCTGGCCATCCTCCTGGCGGTCGTGCTCCTGGGCGCGGGGTTGTTCCTGGTGCTGTCCGGGAAGCTTCCGCCTCCCGCGGCGCGTTGA
- the recO gene encoding DNA repair protein RecO, which produces MERYADDAFVLSTVDYGESDRLVTLLTREHGKLTAFAAGARKSKRRFAGALEPFMRLRVQLVETRGSTVRIDSADIVTGFYAAREDLSLIARALYAVELCRELTREHEPHPELFELVEGYMHRLDAKEAGPTSLLAFELAALAQAGLMPRFDSCSLCGGQPGERPRFDQGHGGAVCEPCGGRARDSVPVPVALLAGLRSLQEGQRTPLPADLRARARGLLNVFIAHHVGRKLKSVDFMAQVGLD; this is translated from the coding sequence ATGGAGCGGTACGCCGACGACGCGTTCGTGCTGTCCACGGTGGACTACGGTGAGTCCGACCGGCTGGTGACGCTGCTCACGCGCGAGCACGGCAAGCTGACCGCGTTCGCCGCGGGCGCACGCAAGAGCAAGCGCCGGTTCGCGGGGGCGCTGGAGCCGTTCATGCGGCTGCGCGTGCAGCTGGTGGAGACGCGCGGAAGTACGGTGCGGATCGATTCGGCGGACATCGTCACGGGCTTCTACGCCGCGCGCGAGGACCTGTCGCTCATCGCCCGGGCGCTGTACGCGGTGGAACTGTGCCGCGAGCTCACGCGCGAACACGAACCGCACCCGGAGCTGTTCGAGCTGGTGGAGGGCTACATGCACCGGCTGGACGCGAAGGAGGCCGGGCCCACGTCGTTGCTCGCGTTCGAGCTGGCCGCGCTGGCGCAGGCGGGGTTGATGCCCCGGTTCGACTCCTGCTCGCTGTGTGGCGGTCAGCCCGGCGAGCGGCCCCGGTTCGACCAGGGCCACGGTGGCGCGGTGTGCGAGCCGTGTGGCGGACGCGCGCGTGACTCGGTGCCGGTGCCGGTGGCGCTGCTGGCCGGCCTGCGCTCGCTCCAGGAGGGTCAACGCACGCCGCTGCCCGCGGACCTCCGTGCGCGGGCTCGTGGCCTGCTCAACGTCTTCATCGCGCACCACGTGGGCCGCAAGCTCAAGAGCGTGGACTTCATGGCGCAGGTGGGCCTGGACTGA
- a CDS encoding carbohydrate kinase family protein — protein sequence MHEAGPLDVVCVGETLVDFLPVAGGATRVRDVEAWKPSPGGSPANVSVGLARLGLRSAMVGVVGSDEFGHFLRDRLAADGVDVSRLRQVDHARTGLLFVSLDAHGERSFTYFRTRSAEFLLDDSDVDGDFVRRAKVLHCGSNSLLLPEAREAMVRMLTLAREAGLLVSCDPNLRLHMWTQPEELQALLGRMLPLCTVVKLSEEEIHFATGEHSPEAALHVLAARGVRLPVVTLGPRGAVFLWRGEVLSVPAPQVTVVDTTGAGDGFVSAMLSGLVRWYGDASSLEGATREELVALMSFAAGVGARVVTKLGAVAALPLASEVEGLLPALPAARRIAR from the coding sequence ATGCACGAGGCCGGGCCGCTGGACGTGGTGTGTGTCGGCGAAACGCTGGTGGACTTCCTTCCCGTGGCCGGCGGCGCCACGCGCGTGCGGGACGTGGAGGCCTGGAAGCCATCGCCGGGAGGCTCACCGGCCAATGTCTCCGTGGGGCTCGCGCGGTTGGGCCTGCGCTCGGCGATGGTGGGCGTGGTGGGCTCCGACGAGTTCGGCCACTTCCTGCGAGACCGGTTGGCGGCGGACGGCGTGGACGTGAGTCGCCTGCGACAGGTGGACCACGCTCGCACGGGCCTGCTGTTCGTCTCACTGGATGCGCATGGCGAGCGCAGCTTCACGTACTTCCGGACGCGGTCCGCGGAGTTCCTGCTGGACGACTCCGACGTGGACGGCGACTTCGTGCGACGCGCGAAGGTGCTGCACTGCGGCTCCAACTCCCTGCTCCTGCCGGAGGCACGCGAGGCCATGGTGCGCATGCTCACCCTGGCCCGTGAGGCTGGGCTGCTGGTGAGCTGTGATCCGAACCTGCGGCTTCACATGTGGACGCAGCCCGAGGAGCTGCAGGCGCTTCTGGGGCGCATGCTGCCTTTGTGCACGGTGGTGAAGCTGTCCGAGGAGGAGATCCACTTCGCGACCGGCGAGCACTCGCCCGAGGCGGCCCTGCACGTCCTGGCCGCGCGGGGCGTGCGGCTGCCCGTGGTGACGCTGGGACCTCGCGGCGCAGTGTTCCTCTGGCGGGGCGAGGTCCTCTCCGTGCCCGCGCCCCAGGTGACGGTGGTGGACACAACGGGCGCAGGGGATGGCTTTGTGTCCGCCATGTTGAGCGGCCTGGTGCGTTGGTATGGCGACGCGAGCTCGCTGGAGGGCGCGACACGCGAGGAGTTGGTCGCGCTGATGTCCTTCGCGGCGGGCGTGGGGGCCCGCGTGGTGACGAAGCTGGGCGCGGTGGCGGCGCTCCCCCTTGCATCCGAAGTGGAGGGGCTTCTGCCCGCTCTACCCGCCGCGCGACGCATCGCGCGCTGA
- a CDS encoding DNA polymerase beta superfamily protein: MSDTREASSSAPARVRGLEQIDRLSVPLPHGTEVTTRVERVASGGRRIPQGVVGRVVRAHDGGFDVQIVGVGEVWFARDELVPRRTGQVQFAQRREAAWSALRPCVVLETRVGSHAWGLADERSDVDVRGVFALPLPWTLGLGQPPQDLVSADGSTTYWEVRKTVEQALRADPNTLETLFVPGATAVDELGTWVLEAREAFVSKAIFGSFGRYAMSQLDKLTRSQRLAEHRDLLLAWLCEEPTPDLDEVARRLAAVSPRASPTPEDAVLAAKTYVKQLYRSLWDQGLLTSNDFAALTAYARGGGQRPPSARELRPKNAYNLLRLVALATGWLRDGVPTFEATGALKARLLDIKGGQVPLEDVLRDAEAMAPALEAAHRESQLPEHPDYARADQLLRRVGDEVARRWVLKTPGPLGRDAPEAPALEGGTE; the protein is encoded by the coding sequence ATGAGCGACACCCGTGAGGCTTCTTCCTCCGCCCCGGCTCGCGTCCGGGGACTGGAGCAGATTGACCGGCTGTCGGTGCCCCTGCCGCATGGCACCGAGGTCACGACCCGCGTGGAGCGCGTGGCGTCCGGGGGACGCCGTATCCCCCAGGGCGTGGTGGGCCGCGTGGTGCGCGCGCATGACGGCGGCTTCGACGTGCAGATCGTCGGCGTGGGCGAGGTGTGGTTCGCGCGCGACGAGCTGGTGCCCCGGCGCACGGGACAGGTGCAGTTCGCCCAGCGGCGCGAGGCGGCCTGGAGCGCGCTGCGACCATGCGTGGTGCTGGAGACGCGCGTGGGCAGTCACGCCTGGGGGCTCGCGGATGAGCGCTCCGACGTGGACGTGCGCGGTGTGTTCGCGCTGCCGCTTCCGTGGACGCTGGGCCTGGGGCAGCCACCGCAGGACCTGGTGAGCGCGGATGGCAGCACCACGTACTGGGAGGTCCGCAAGACGGTGGAGCAGGCGCTGCGCGCGGATCCGAACACGCTGGAGACCCTCTTCGTCCCTGGCGCGACGGCGGTGGACGAACTGGGCACTTGGGTGCTGGAGGCGCGCGAGGCGTTCGTCTCCAAGGCCATCTTCGGCAGCTTCGGGCGCTACGCCATGAGCCAGCTCGACAAGCTCACCCGCAGCCAGCGGCTGGCCGAGCACCGCGACCTGCTCCTCGCGTGGCTGTGCGAGGAGCCCACGCCGGACCTGGACGAGGTGGCCCGTCGTCTGGCCGCCGTGTCTCCCCGTGCCTCGCCCACGCCCGAGGACGCGGTGCTCGCCGCGAAGACTTACGTCAAGCAGCTCTACCGCTCGCTCTGGGACCAGGGGCTGCTTACGTCGAACGACTTCGCGGCGCTCACGGCGTACGCGCGCGGCGGAGGCCAGCGTCCTCCGTCCGCTCGGGAGCTGCGGCCGAAGAACGCGTACAACCTGCTGCGGCTGGTGGCGCTGGCGACGGGCTGGCTGCGCGACGGTGTGCCCACGTTCGAGGCGACGGGGGCGTTGAAGGCGCGGCTGCTCGACATCAAGGGGGGACAGGTGCCCCTGGAGGACGTGCTGCGCGACGCCGAGGCGATGGCTCCGGCGTTGGAGGCCGCGCACCGCGAGAGCCAGCTACCGGAGCATCCGGACTACGCCCGCGCGGACCAGTTGCTGCGCCGCGTGGGGGACGAGGTGGCTCGGCGCTGGGTCTTGAAGACGCCTGGACCGCTGGGCCGTGACGCGCCGGAGGCTCCGGCGCTGGAAGGAGGGACGGAATGA
- a CDS encoding nucleotidyltransferase domain-containing protein — protein sequence MKGRVTEHQERMADRVLDAESLLREHLVISLSGAHAYGFPSHDSDLDLKAIHIAPTAALLGLQPRHVPAERLEVLEGVEVDYSSNELQPVLLGILQGNGNYIERVLGAITVRALPEELEALRPLVRAVLSRRIHRHYRGFAQGQFREWEKSGFRSVKKLLYVLRTTLTGTHALRTGEVETDVTVLLEPYGFGEARTLVERKRSGERIELADALSEQWQREVTRAFAVLDAADAASVLPLEPQPSAVAALEGWMLDVRRRRFGA from the coding sequence ATGAAGGGCAGGGTGACGGAACATCAGGAACGCATGGCGGACCGCGTGCTGGACGCGGAGTCCCTCCTGCGCGAGCACCTGGTCATCTCGCTGTCTGGCGCGCATGCGTACGGTTTCCCGTCGCATGACAGCGACCTGGACCTCAAGGCCATCCACATCGCGCCCACCGCCGCGCTCCTCGGCCTCCAGCCCCGGCACGTGCCGGCGGAGCGGCTGGAGGTGCTGGAGGGCGTGGAGGTGGACTACTCGTCCAACGAGCTGCAGCCCGTGCTGCTGGGCATCCTCCAGGGCAACGGCAACTACATCGAGCGCGTGCTGGGTGCCATCACCGTGCGAGCCCTGCCGGAGGAGCTGGAGGCGCTGCGGCCCCTGGTGCGGGCCGTGCTGTCGCGGCGCATCCACCGGCACTACCGCGGCTTCGCGCAGGGGCAGTTCCGCGAATGGGAGAAGAGCGGATTCCGCTCCGTGAAGAAGTTGCTGTACGTCCTGCGCACCACGCTCACCGGAACGCATGCGCTGCGCACGGGCGAAGTGGAGACGGACGTCACCGTCCTGCTGGAACCGTATGGCTTTGGTGAAGCCCGCACGCTGGTGGAGCGCAAGCGGAGCGGTGAGCGCATCGAGCTGGCCGACGCGCTCAGCGAGCAGTGGCAGCGGGAGGTGACGCGCGCCTTCGCGGTGCTTGACGCGGCGGACGCGGCCTCCGTGTTGCCTCTGGAGCCACAACCGTCGGCCGTGGCCGCGCTCGAAGGCTGGATGCTCGACGTGCGGCGACGGCGGTTCGGCGCCTAA
- a CDS encoding serine/threonine-protein kinase, giving the protein MSTQGVAGDDPDRGRRIGKYEILTRLSMGGMAELFLAYTSGPGGFRKFVAVKQILPDIKKDDQFVKMFLDEARITAAFSHANIGQVFDLGEEDGELYLAMEFLPGQNLEQVVKMAERRKYALPLGFSARVIRDTCLGLHYAHHFMDPSGRPVAVVHRDVSPKNVMLTYDGVVKVIDFGIAKARGKLGRTQVGTVKGTSGYMSPEQVRNKDLDGRSDQFSTGVMLHELLAGQRLFNAPGEAAVMMQIVDGDIPAPRSLNAAVPEALEAVVLKALSRDATQRFGTCREMGRAIEATLGSELFDEDQMTAVMGELFEEKRQKTRTLLELASRAEDARVSEAAGALQVEEGGEQASAAATAQVQSPHAEAPAADVAASFKPTPVRRTATESAAPAPRATPRPANEAVEARASRVNTPTVTPRAQRPSGSDGTPVPRVIRPPADAVRPSRARPSARPEPTEARDAAESDGLMDPPSELQTQRFKARPVRGTTRPSRQVEEEESVEAPPVTPPAREGSGWGMRLFLLLILGGVVWLATLEPVRRMFMPAFDSAKQWVKAEMDPPPPVDPAANGQWPPKPSGPPPGFVQKTTPEPEPVVEPPPTPEPVVDATPVDTKKAPAGKGGRKTKPAATTEAPAVAKVEPRPAKPEPSERPPEPVTTVTQVENPEVLDTTTSKGAAKAGLGWLTLYTVPKNAAVFDGATQLGTSPLIKFPLPIGTYRLRVVDPQDPGGTSKLLSAPIRPGEVTKLQIRLADLPAYSD; this is encoded by the coding sequence ATGAGCACGCAGGGAGTCGCCGGAGACGATCCCGACCGGGGGCGGCGCATCGGAAAGTACGAGATTCTCACCCGCCTCTCGATGGGCGGGATGGCGGAGTTGTTCCTCGCGTACACCTCCGGCCCCGGTGGCTTCCGTAAGTTCGTGGCGGTGAAGCAGATCCTCCCCGACATCAAGAAGGACGACCAGTTCGTCAAGATGTTCCTCGACGAGGCGCGCATCACCGCGGCTTTCTCGCACGCGAACATCGGACAGGTGTTCGACCTGGGTGAGGAGGACGGCGAGCTGTACCTCGCCATGGAGTTCCTGCCCGGCCAGAACCTGGAGCAGGTGGTGAAGATGGCGGAGCGGCGCAAGTACGCGCTGCCGCTGGGCTTCAGCGCGCGCGTGATTCGCGACACGTGCCTGGGCCTGCACTACGCCCACCACTTCATGGATCCGTCCGGCCGCCCCGTGGCGGTGGTGCACCGCGACGTGTCCCCGAAGAACGTGATGCTCACCTACGACGGCGTCGTGAAGGTGATCGACTTCGGCATCGCCAAGGCGCGCGGCAAGCTGGGCCGCACGCAGGTGGGCACCGTGAAGGGGACCAGCGGGTACATGTCCCCGGAGCAGGTTCGCAACAAGGACCTGGATGGCCGCAGCGACCAGTTCTCCACGGGCGTGATGCTCCATGAGCTGCTGGCCGGACAGCGCCTGTTCAACGCGCCCGGCGAAGCCGCCGTGATGATGCAGATCGTGGACGGGGACATTCCCGCGCCGCGCTCGCTCAACGCGGCCGTGCCGGAGGCCCTGGAAGCAGTGGTGCTCAAGGCGCTGTCTCGCGATGCCACGCAGCGCTTCGGAACCTGCCGGGAGATGGGGCGCGCCATCGAGGCCACGCTGGGCTCCGAGCTGTTCGACGAAGACCAGATGACCGCCGTCATGGGCGAGCTCTTCGAGGAGAAGCGCCAGAAGACGCGCACGCTCCTGGAGCTGGCCAGCCGCGCCGAGGACGCCCGCGTCAGCGAGGCCGCCGGTGCGCTCCAGGTGGAGGAGGGCGGTGAACAGGCCTCCGCCGCGGCCACCGCGCAGGTGCAGTCTCCGCACGCGGAGGCTCCAGCCGCGGACGTCGCGGCGTCCTTCAAGCCCACGCCCGTCCGCCGCACCGCGACCGAGTCCGCGGCGCCCGCGCCCCGCGCCACCCCGCGTCCCGCCAATGAGGCCGTGGAGGCCCGCGCTTCTCGCGTCAACACTCCCACCGTGACGCCGCGAGCGCAGCGGCCCTCGGGCTCGGATGGGACGCCCGTTCCCCGGGTCATCCGTCCTCCCGCTGACGCCGTGCGGCCCTCGCGGGCTCGTCCCAGCGCGCGCCCCGAGCCCACCGAGGCCCGCGACGCGGCCGAGTCCGATGGGCTGATGGATCCGCCCAGCGAGCTCCAGACCCAACGCTTCAAGGCCCGTCCGGTGCGCGGCACCACGCGGCCCTCACGCCAGGTGGAGGAAGAGGAGTCCGTTGAAGCGCCCCCCGTGACCCCGCCCGCTCGCGAGGGCTCCGGCTGGGGCATGCGGTTGTTCCTGCTCCTCATCCTGGGTGGCGTGGTCTGGCTGGCGACGCTCGAACCCGTGCGCCGCATGTTCATGCCGGCGTTCGACTCCGCGAAGCAGTGGGTGAAGGCGGAGATGGATCCGCCACCGCCCGTGGACCCCGCCGCGAACGGACAGTGGCCGCCGAAGCCCTCCGGTCCTCCGCCGGGCTTCGTCCAGAAGACCACCCCCGAGCCCGAACCGGTGGTGGAGCCGCCGCCCACGCCCGAACCGGTGGTGGACGCGACGCCCGTCGACACGAAGAAGGCCCCCGCCGGCAAGGGGGGACGCAAGACGAAGCCTGCCGCCACGACGGAAGCGCCCGCGGTGGCGAAGGTGGAGCCGCGCCCCGCGAAGCCCGAGCCCTCGGAGCGGCCCCCGGAGCCCGTCACCACCGTCACGCAGGTGGAGAACCCGGAGGTGCTCGACACGACCACCTCGAAGGGCGCGGCGAAGGCGGGCCTGGGCTGGCTGACGCTCTACACGGTGCCGAAGAACGCGGCGGTGTTCGACGGCGCCACGCAGCTGGGCACGTCCCCGCTGATCAAGTTCCCCCTGCCCATCGGGACGTACCGTTTGCGCGTGGTGGACCCGCAGGACCCCGGCGGTACGAGCAAGCTGTTGTCCGCTCCCATCCGCCCCGGAGAAGTGACGAAGCTGCAGATTCGACTGGCCGACCTCCCGGCCTACTCGGACTGA
- the glyQ gene encoding glycine--tRNA ligase subunit alpha encodes MYFQDLILTLQKHWADKGCIVTQSYDTEVGAGTMAPYTFLRALGPEPWNVAYVQPSRRPADGRFGENPNRLFQHHQFQVILKPAPKNVQELYLESLRKIGLDPLEHDIRFVEDDWESPTLGAWGLGWEVWCDGEEVTQFTYFQQCGGFDCRPVAAELTYGLERLARYLQNVESVFDIEWVKGVKYREIFHANEVEMSKYALHESDPQMLFTLFDAYEKECKRLIERHLPLPAYDFALKCSHTFNLLDARGSISVTERASFIKRVRDNARLCAEGYLQMRERLGFPLTKTPWTVGEQPPVLEGKPASDYWKTVQLNKPVEKKEKTEVARGS; translated from the coding sequence ATGTATTTCCAGGACCTCATCCTCACGCTCCAGAAGCACTGGGCCGACAAGGGATGCATCGTCACCCAGTCGTACGACACGGAAGTCGGCGCGGGCACGATGGCCCCCTACACGTTCCTGCGCGCGCTCGGTCCCGAGCCGTGGAACGTCGCCTACGTGCAGCCCTCGCGGCGCCCCGCCGACGGCCGCTTCGGTGAGAACCCGAACCGCCTGTTCCAGCACCACCAGTTCCAGGTCATCCTCAAGCCCGCGCCCAAGAACGTCCAGGAGCTGTACCTGGAGTCGCTGCGGAAGATCGGCCTGGACCCGCTGGAGCACGACATCCGCTTCGTCGAGGACGACTGGGAGTCGCCCACGCTGGGCGCCTGGGGCCTGGGATGGGAGGTGTGGTGCGACGGCGAGGAGGTGACGCAGTTCACCTACTTCCAGCAGTGCGGCGGCTTCGACTGCCGCCCCGTGGCCGCGGAGCTGACGTACGGGCTGGAACGCCTGGCCAGGTATCTCCAGAACGTGGAGAGCGTCTTCGACATCGAGTGGGTCAAGGGCGTGAAGTACCGCGAGATCTTCCACGCGAACGAGGTGGAGATGAGCAAGTACGCCCTCCACGAGTCCGACCCGCAGATGCTCTTCACGCTGTTCGACGCGTACGAGAAGGAGTGCAAGCGGCTCATCGAGCGCCACCTGCCGCTGCCCGCGTACGACTTCGCGCTCAAGTGCTCGCACACGTTCAACCTGCTGGATGCGCGTGGCTCCATCTCCGTCACCGAGCGCGCCAGCTTCATCAAGCGCGTGCGTGACAACGCGCGCCTGTGCGCGGAGGGCTACCTGCAGATGCGCGAGCGGCTGGGCTTCCCGCTGACGAAGACGCCGTGGACGGTGGGCGAGCAGCCGCCGGTGTTGGAGGGCAAGCCCGCCAGCGACTACTGGAAGACGGTGCAGCTCAACAAGCCCGTGGAGAAGAAGGAGAAGACGGAGGTGGCCCGTGGCTCGTGA